In Desulforegula conservatrix Mb1Pa, one DNA window encodes the following:
- a CDS encoding restriction endonuclease: MSKKAKSEFTRFLIPVIEVIRNLSGSGAAGEVTDLVIEKLNISDSELSETLKNGASKIRNQVAWARMYLVNSGFLDSSIRGVWSLTEKGLNADLSLIDLNEIIKAARTKSESNATSKDDASKPGIIDESVDIQPHQTELLALLKSMPPSGFERLCQRLLREAGFKQVVVTGKSNDGGIDGQGVLEVNPFVSFNVIFQCKRYKDAVSAPQIRDLRGAMQGRAEKGIFLTTGRFTLEAKKEARRDGVPPIELVDGQSLIEMFERLELDLNPVKSFTVNHDFFDEYMQSAKSF, translated from the coding sequence ATGAGCAAAAAAGCCAAGTCTGAATTCACCAGATTTTTAATACCTGTTATCGAGGTTATAAGGAACTTGTCAGGAAGTGGAGCTGCTGGCGAAGTTACTGATCTTGTAATTGAGAAGCTTAATATAAGCGACAGCGAACTATCCGAAACACTTAAAAACGGAGCCTCAAAAATTAGAAATCAGGTGGCATGGGCTCGAATGTATCTTGTTAACTCAGGTTTTTTAGACTCTTCCATAAGAGGAGTCTGGTCTCTGACAGAAAAAGGCTTGAATGCAGACCTTTCCTTAATTGACCTGAACGAAATTATAAAAGCTGCAAGAACCAAATCTGAAAGTAATGCCACTTCAAAAGATGATGCTTCGAAACCCGGAATTATTGATGAATCTGTCGATATTCAACCTCATCAGACTGAATTGCTTGCATTACTTAAATCCATGCCTCCATCAGGATTTGAAAGACTCTGCCAGCGGCTTCTCAGAGAAGCAGGATTTAAACAGGTTGTGGTTACTGGCAAAAGCAACGATGGTGGCATAGATGGACAGGGCGTTCTTGAGGTAAATCCCTTTGTGAGTTTCAATGTTATTTTTCAGTGCAAACGTTATAAAGACGCAGTGTCTGCTCCCCAGATCAGGGATTTAAGAGGCGCAATGCAAGGAAGGGCAGAAAAGGGTATTTTTCTGACCACAGGAAGATTCACTCTTGAAGCAAAAAAAGAAGCGCGGAGAGATGGGGTTCCTCCAATTGAACTTGTTGATGGACAGTCCTTGATTGAAATGTTCGAACGCCTTGAACTTGACCTGAATCCTGTGAAAAGTTTTACTGTAAACCATGATTTTTTTGACGAATATATGCAATCAGCAAAGTCTTTTTGA
- a CDS encoding amidohydrolase family protein yields MFPVSYSDSHERIIRAGWVVVSSSEIIRNGYVRTRNGKVIETGSFSGLSAGMSEVVDLGPGIIFPGLINCHTHLELSFLKGKLETSKGFREWVQNLIAIRSSASEDVMIKAARESLSDAHYSGTVFVADISTLGLSPQIFAGLQMPGIGFHEFLGSLKSGTSLIPFPGNSAQSYSFAAHAPHTTSPDLMCFLKKETIKQNLPFSIHIGESDDEREFIKKGKGAWAEFLLSRGIDYSAWPIPSESPVVYAEKTGILDSSTLCVHLCGATEKDLDIIRKRDAKVCLCPRSNMNLHGILPDVEKMISKGIMPCIGTDSLASVDSLSVLDEIRFLSEKFPGIDSVTLFEMATLNGALALGVANSFGTLEPGKSAFMVYTDHSPFSTSEVFDFLLFQ; encoded by the coding sequence ATGTTTCCGGTTTCATATTCAGATAGCCATGAAAGAATTATCAGGGCTGGCTGGGTGGTCGTTTCATCTTCTGAAATTATTCGGAACGGTTATGTGCGGACTCGAAACGGAAAGGTTATTGAAACAGGGAGCTTTTCAGGATTATCAGCCGGAATGTCTGAAGTTGTTGATCTCGGACCAGGAATAATCTTTCCTGGACTCATCAACTGTCATACCCATCTTGAGCTTTCATTCCTAAAAGGCAAGCTTGAAACATCCAAAGGTTTCAGGGAGTGGGTTCAGAATCTGATTGCTATTAGAAGCTCGGCATCAGAAGATGTTATGATCAAAGCTGCCAGGGAGAGTCTTTCTGATGCTCATTATTCAGGAACGGTTTTTGTGGCCGACATTTCTACTCTTGGATTATCCCCTCAAATATTTGCAGGACTTCAGATGCCGGGAATCGGTTTTCATGAATTTCTTGGCAGTTTGAAAAGCGGAACATCGCTGATTCCTTTTCCAGGCAATTCGGCTCAGAGCTATTCATTTGCAGCACATGCTCCGCACACGACTTCTCCTGATCTGATGTGTTTTCTTAAAAAAGAAACTATAAAACAAAACCTGCCTTTCAGTATTCACATAGGCGAATCAGATGATGAGAGAGAGTTCATAAAAAAAGGAAAAGGTGCATGGGCGGAATTCCTTTTATCAAGAGGCATTGATTATTCTGCATGGCCCATACCTTCAGAAAGTCCTGTGGTCTATGCAGAAAAAACAGGTATTCTTGATTCATCCACTCTTTGTGTTCATCTTTGTGGGGCAACAGAAAAAGATCTTGATATTATAAGAAAAAGAGATGCAAAAGTATGTCTTTGTCCAAGAAGCAACATGAATCTTCACGGAATTCTGCCTGATGTGGAAAAAATGATCTCCAAGGGAATTATGCCTTGTATCGGTACTGACAGCCTGGCTTCGGTTGACAGTCTATCTGTTTTAGACGAGATTCGATTTCTTTCTGAAAAATTTCCTGGGATTGATTCTGTCACACTTTTTGAAATGGCTACCTTAAACGGGGCACTGGCTCTTGGGGTTGCTAATTCATTCGGAACGCTTGAGCCAGGGAAATCTGCCTTTATGGTTTATACGGATCATTCTCCATTTTCCACATCCGAAGTTTTTGATTTTTTGTTGTTTCAATAA
- a CDS encoding 4Fe-4S binding protein: MEVKQVRLIYFSPTGTTQKVLENIAKGMNCENIEHVNLTLPEGARQKIQTFSDELVIIGAPVYGGRLPADAINRFKQIKANKTMAIPIVVYGNREFEDALLELKNLAAELGFNPVADGAFIGEHSFATKDVPIANGRPDSLDIQKAIDFGAKIKEKITALKSCDAQMDLKIPGRFPYEGGVRSMVVSPVTREDICTVCGLCASVCPTEAISINGKVVTKTELCIRCSSCIKNCPTGARIWEDSAMKNIASWLNENCSIRKEPMLFGIDE; this comes from the coding sequence TTGGAAGTTAAACAGGTAAGACTCATCTATTTTTCACCTACTGGAACCACTCAAAAAGTATTGGAAAATATTGCTAAAGGCATGAATTGTGAGAATATCGAGCATGTTAACCTGACACTGCCGGAGGGCGCCAGGCAAAAAATCCAAACCTTTTCAGATGAACTCGTAATTATAGGTGCTCCTGTTTACGGTGGTCGTCTGCCAGCTGACGCAATCAATCGGTTCAAACAGATAAAAGCAAACAAAACCATGGCGATTCCCATAGTTGTATATGGCAACCGTGAGTTTGAAGATGCATTGTTAGAATTAAAAAATCTTGCAGCCGAGTTAGGCTTTAATCCTGTTGCAGATGGTGCATTCATTGGGGAGCATTCTTTTGCAACAAAGGATGTTCCCATCGCAAATGGACGTCCGGATAGCCTGGATATTCAAAAGGCAATTGATTTTGGAGCAAAAATCAAAGAAAAAATCACAGCCTTGAAATCATGTGATGCACAAATGGATCTGAAAATCCCAGGCAGATTCCCGTATGAAGGCGGAGTGCGATCTATGGTTGTTTCACCTGTGACCAGAGAGGACATATGCACAGTTTGTGGTTTATGTGCCAGCGTATGTCCAACCGAAGCCATTTCAATTAATGGGAAAGTGGTAACAAAAACAGAGCTGTGCATTCGCTGTTCCAGTTGTATTAAAAACTGTCCCACAGGCGCAAGAATTTGGGAGGACAGCGCAATGAAAAATATCGCAAGCTGGTTAAATGAGAATTGCAGTATACGGAAAGAGCCCATGCTTTTTGGGATAGATGAGTAG
- the mqnC gene encoding cyclic dehypoxanthinyl futalosine synthase, with protein MQKILEKAAAHERISEQEALKLFLEADMLELGAVADARRRHLHPENRVSFVIDRNINYTNVCSSGCLFCAFYCKPENGDGYVLTKEELSLKIEETIALGGTQILLQGGMNPELGLDYYIDLLSFIKKNFRIHIHGFSPPEVSWLASKSNFSVRTTIEKLIEAGLDSIPGGGAEILVDEIRKQVSPNKCTASEWLGVMRDAHNLGLRTTATMMFGHYEKPEHIIKHLAVLRELQDETGGFTAFIPWTFQPGNTKMPRLPATSAEYLKVLSLSRIFLDNFNGIQASWVTQGGKIAQTSLFFGANDMGSTMIEENVVAAAGVKFRLPMDEMIRIIKTAGFEACQRDCHYNILRTFRDDA; from the coding sequence ATGCAGAAGATCCTCGAAAAAGCGGCAGCCCATGAAAGAATTTCCGAACAGGAAGCACTGAAACTTTTTCTTGAAGCTGATATGCTTGAGCTTGGTGCTGTTGCCGATGCAAGAAGAAGGCATCTTCATCCTGAAAACCGTGTGTCCTTTGTTATTGATCGAAATATCAATTATACAAATGTATGCTCATCGGGCTGCCTTTTCTGTGCTTTTTACTGCAAGCCTGAAAACGGTGACGGTTATGTTCTTACCAAAGAAGAGCTGAGCCTTAAAATTGAAGAGACAATAGCACTCGGAGGGACCCAGATACTTCTCCAGGGAGGGATGAATCCTGAGCTTGGCCTTGATTATTATATTGATCTCCTTTCATTCATTAAAAAGAATTTCAGGATTCACATACACGGTTTTTCGCCTCCTGAAGTTTCATGGCTTGCCTCAAAAAGTAATTTTTCGGTCAGGACAACCATAGAAAAGTTGATCGAAGCAGGCCTTGACTCGATTCCGGGCGGCGGTGCTGAAATTCTTGTTGATGAAATAAGGAAGCAGGTTTCACCAAATAAATGCACAGCCTCGGAATGGCTCGGCGTTATGAGGGATGCCCATAATCTTGGCCTAAGGACAACTGCTACAATGATGTTCGGTCATTATGAAAAACCTGAACACATCATAAAACATCTTGCAGTGCTTCGAGAGCTCCAGGATGAAACAGGCGGGTTTACAGCTTTCATCCCTTGGACATTCCAGCCAGGAAACACAAAAATGCCCAGGCTTCCTGCCACTTCTGCCGAATATCTCAAGGTTCTTTCACTCAGCCGGATTTTTCTTGATAATTTTAACGGTATCCAGGCTTCATGGGTTACGCAGGGTGGAAAAATTGCCCAGACCTCGCTTTTCTTTGGCGCAAATGACATGGGCAGCACAATGATAGAGGAAAATGTAGTTGCTGCTGCGGGTGTGAAGTTCAGACTGCCGATGGATGAAATGATCAGGATAATCAAGACCGCAGGATTTGAGGCATGTCAGCGTGATTGCCACTATAATATTCTGAGGACTTTTAGGGATGATGCCTGA
- a CDS encoding menaquinone biosynthetic enzyme MqnA/MqnD family protein: MRITESGLPEISIGHIKYMNVAPVNFAFDSGKLSEKAVWRNVVAPPAELNRRMEAGELDISSVSAAAYAFNSEDWLIIPGLSIGCTSEVMSVILASECPIEDLDEKKVALTLESDSAANLMKIIFAEKGVVPVIERKSLKRIEDAGSEYSAALIIGDSALTVPWENRFRYVFDLCTLWHELRNLPFVFGVWTVRKTVAEKYPDLVEEVASMLRKSLEDGLLNLDIISQSSARESGLSYEKCRKYFSLLDYRLPEEQVKGLGRFYDDMYSNGLVNKKIKISMFG; the protein is encoded by the coding sequence ATGAGAATTACTGAAAGCGGTCTTCCTGAAATAAGTATAGGCCACATAAAATACATGAATGTGGCTCCTGTTAATTTTGCTTTTGATTCTGGGAAGTTGTCTGAAAAGGCTGTGTGGAGAAATGTTGTGGCTCCACCTGCTGAGCTTAATAGAAGAATGGAGGCAGGAGAGCTGGACATAAGTTCTGTCTCGGCTGCTGCGTATGCATTCAATTCAGAGGACTGGCTGATTATTCCGGGGCTTTCCATAGGCTGTACGTCAGAGGTCATGAGCGTAATTCTCGCCAGTGAATGCCCCATAGAAGATCTTGATGAAAAAAAAGTGGCTCTTACACTGGAATCGGACAGCGCTGCAAATCTTATGAAGATCATTTTTGCTGAAAAAGGCGTCGTTCCTGTAATTGAGAGAAAGTCCCTGAAACGAATAGAAGACGCTGGATCAGAGTATTCTGCTGCCCTCATCATAGGTGATTCTGCACTGACTGTTCCATGGGAGAACAGATTCAGATATGTTTTTGATCTTTGCACCTTATGGCACGAATTAAGAAATCTTCCGTTTGTTTTCGGGGTTTGGACAGTCAGAAAAACTGTTGCCGAAAAATACCCCGACCTTGTTGAAGAAGTTGCTTCAATGCTGAGAAAATCACTTGAAGACGGACTTTTAAACCTTGATATTATCTCCCAGTCTTCTGCCAGGGAAAGCGGCCTCAGTTATGAAAAATGCAGAAAATATTTTTCACTGCTTGATTACAGGCTGCCAGAGGAACAGGTAAAAGGTCTGGGAAGGTTTTATGACGACATGTACTCAAACGGACTTGTTAACAAAAAAATCAAGATTAGCATGTTCGGGTAG
- the mqnE gene encoding aminofutalosine synthase MqnE codes for MALYFSDKRLSDIEKKVVEGIRLSFADAALLYESSDLTGVGQLADMVRRKKHGKKAFFIYNQHLNYSNVCRNRCVFCAYARDDGENGAYTYSLDDVRKRLLEKIDEPIREIHMVGGLNPKLDFDYYIGLLKVIKEVRPDAVIKAFTAVEIDYLSNISGLSINDVIAKLKEAGLSMMPGGGAEVMSERVWKELFPKKIGGKRWLEIIEAVHKAGITTNATMLYGHIETMEERINHLIQLRELQDRTGGFSAFIPLAFHSQNTKLSKLPETNGIDDLKTVAVSRLMLDNFDHIKAYWVMLGEKTAQIALSFGADDLDGTIMEEKITHMAGASSPKGLTRQSLENLIVSAGFTPVERDSFYNAVSEIKGGC; via the coding sequence ATGGCCCTTTATTTTTCTGATAAAAGGCTTTCAGACATCGAAAAAAAGGTTGTTGAAGGCATCCGTCTCAGTTTTGCTGATGCCGCCTTGCTTTATGAATCATCGGATCTGACAGGAGTTGGCCAGCTTGCCGACATGGTCAGAAGGAAAAAGCACGGTAAAAAAGCCTTTTTTATTTATAACCAGCACCTCAATTATTCCAACGTATGCAGAAACCGTTGCGTTTTCTGCGCCTACGCCCGGGATGACGGAGAAAACGGAGCATACACTTACTCCCTCGATGATGTCAGGAAAAGGCTTCTTGAAAAAATCGACGAGCCGATCAGGGAAATCCATATGGTCGGTGGATTGAACCCAAAGCTTGATTTTGATTATTATATCGGACTTCTCAAGGTCATAAAGGAAGTCAGGCCAGATGCCGTAATCAAAGCCTTCACAGCCGTTGAAATTGATTACCTTTCGAACATTTCCGGTCTTTCCATAAATGATGTAATTGCTAAGCTTAAAGAAGCCGGACTTTCCATGATGCCCGGAGGCGGAGCAGAGGTCATGAGCGAGAGGGTATGGAAAGAGCTTTTTCCGAAGAAAATAGGCGGAAAACGCTGGCTCGAGATAATTGAAGCGGTTCATAAAGCAGGAATCACGACAAATGCCACAATGCTTTACGGCCACATAGAAACAATGGAAGAAAGAATAAATCATCTGATCCAGCTTCGTGAACTACAGGACAGGACAGGCGGATTTTCTGCATTCATTCCCCTTGCTTTTCATTCACAGAATACAAAACTGTCAAAACTCCCTGAAACAAATGGTATTGATGATCTCAAGACCGTTGCTGTAAGCCGTCTCATGCTGGACAATTTCGATCATATAAAAGCTTACTGGGTAATGCTTGGCGAAAAAACTGCACAGATAGCGCTTTCTTTCGGAGCTGATGATCTGGATGGAACGATAATGGAAGAAAAGATAACCCATATGGCCGGAGCATCTTCACCAAAAGGGTTAACCCGCCAGAGCCTTGAGAACCTCATTGTGTCCGCCGGTTTTACTCCGGTTGAAAGGGATTCTTTTTATAATGCGGTATCAGAAATAAAAGGAGGCTGCTGA